From Klebsiella electrica, the proteins below share one genomic window:
- the otsA gene encoding alpha,alpha-trehalose-phosphate synthase, whose protein sequence is MGRLIVISNRIAPPNDKKASAGGLAVGILGALKAAGGLWFGWSGEIGDDQKPLNTVTRGNITWASFTLNERDHDEYYNQFSNAVLWPAFHYRLDLVDFQRPSWDGYLRVNANLAKKLLPLIEPDDILWIHDYHLLPFASELRKLGVNNRIGFFLHIPFPTPEIFNALPPHAELLEQLCDYDLLGFQTDNDRLAFLDSISLQTRVVTRDGRHHEAWGKHFRTGVYPIGIDPDEIARSAKGPLPPKLAQLKSELKGVKNIFSVERLDYSKGLPERFLAYEALLEKYPQHHGKIRYTQIAPTSRGEVQAYQDIRHQLETASGRINGQYGQLGWTPLYYLNQHFERKLLMKVFRYSDVGLVTPLRDGMNLVAKEFVAAQDPQDPGVLVLSQFAGAANELTSALIVNPYDRDEVAAALDRGLTMPLAERIARHAQMLAVIKDNDIHRWQERFIADLKQVEPRSEESQLQRKVSTFPRLA, encoded by the coding sequence ATGGGGCGCTTAATCGTAATATCTAATCGTATTGCGCCGCCGAATGATAAAAAGGCCAGTGCGGGCGGCCTGGCCGTGGGCATTTTGGGCGCGCTGAAGGCTGCCGGTGGATTATGGTTTGGCTGGAGCGGAGAGATAGGGGATGACCAGAAGCCGCTAAACACGGTGACGCGAGGGAATATCACCTGGGCTTCGTTTACGCTCAATGAACGGGATCATGACGAGTACTACAACCAGTTTTCCAACGCCGTGCTGTGGCCCGCATTCCACTATCGCCTGGATCTGGTGGACTTCCAGCGCCCATCCTGGGACGGTTACCTGCGGGTCAATGCCAACCTGGCGAAAAAGCTGCTGCCGCTGATTGAGCCCGATGATATTTTGTGGATTCATGATTATCATCTGCTGCCTTTTGCCAGCGAACTGCGCAAACTTGGGGTCAATAACCGTATCGGCTTCTTTCTGCACATCCCGTTCCCGACGCCAGAGATTTTTAATGCGCTCCCCCCGCATGCCGAGCTGCTGGAACAGCTCTGCGACTACGATCTGCTTGGCTTCCAGACTGATAACGACAGGCTGGCGTTTCTTGATAGCATCTCGCTACAGACCCGGGTGGTGACGCGAGATGGCCGACATCATGAGGCATGGGGTAAACATTTCCGTACCGGGGTTTATCCGATAGGCATCGATCCTGACGAGATTGCGCGGAGTGCGAAGGGGCCGCTGCCGCCCAAACTGGCGCAGTTGAAAAGCGAGCTCAAGGGGGTAAAAAATATCTTCTCCGTTGAGCGGCTGGATTACTCTAAAGGTCTGCCGGAACGCTTTCTCGCCTATGAAGCCCTGCTGGAAAAATACCCGCAGCATCACGGTAAGATTCGCTATACGCAGATTGCGCCAACCTCCCGCGGTGAGGTGCAGGCCTATCAGGATATTCGCCATCAGTTGGAGACCGCCAGCGGCAGAATCAATGGCCAGTACGGGCAGTTGGGCTGGACGCCGCTGTACTATCTGAATCAACATTTTGAACGCAAACTGCTGATGAAGGTCTTCCGCTATTCCGATGTCGGACTGGTGACGCCTCTACGTGACGGGATGAATCTGGTGGCGAAAGAATTTGTTGCCGCCCAGGATCCGCAGGATCCCGGCGTGCTGGTTCTGTCGCAGTTTGCCGGCGCGGCAAATGAGTTGACCAGTGCGCTGATCGTCAATCCCTACGATCGCGACGAGGTGGCCGCGGCGCTGGATCGCGGCCTGACGATGCCGCTGGCGGAACGGATTGCGCGTCATGCGCAGATGCTGGCGGTCATCAAGGATAATGATATCCATCGCTGGCAGGAGCGGTTTATCGCCGATCTGAAGCAGGTGGAACCGCGTAGTGAGGAGAGCCAATTGCAACGCAAAGTCTCGACTTTCCCCAGACTGGCATAA
- the uspC gene encoding universal stress protein UspC, whose translation MPYSHLLVAVAPTPESRVLINKAVSIARPLDAKVSLITLATDPELYNQFAAPMLENLRDLMHEETRDFLSALAKEADYPIDNVTIASGELNHHIKDFCQQHHVDLVICGNHNHSLFSRATCSAKSIVGSSGVDVLLVSLEKG comes from the coding sequence ATGCCATATTCTCATCTGCTCGTTGCCGTCGCCCCAACGCCGGAAAGCCGCGTGCTTATCAATAAAGCGGTCTCTATCGCACGCCCGCTGGATGCCAAAGTCAGTCTGATTACGCTGGCCACCGACCCGGAGCTATATAACCAGTTTGCGGCGCCAATGCTGGAAAACCTGCGGGACTTAATGCATGAAGAAACGCGAGATTTTCTCTCCGCTCTGGCGAAAGAAGCCGATTACCCTATTGATAACGTAACGATTGCCAGCGGCGAACTGAACCACCACATCAAGGATTTTTGCCAACAGCATCACGTGGACCTGGTGATATGCGGCAATCACAACCATAGCCTGTTTTCGCGCGCCACCTGCTCGGCGAAAAGTATCGTCGGCAGCAGCGGCGTGGACGTTTTACTGGTCTCCCTGGAAAAAGGCTGA
- the argS gene encoding arginine--tRNA ligase, with protein sequence MNIQALLSEKVSQALIAAGAPADCEPQVRQSAKIQFGDYQANGVMAVAKKLGMAPRQLAEQVLSHLDLNGIANKVEIAGPGFINIFLDPAFLAENVNSALASERLGVAQPQAQTIVVDYSAPNVAKEMHVGHLRSTIIGDAAVRTLEFLGHKVIRANHVGDWGTQFGMLIAWLEKQQQENAGEMALSDLEGFYRDAKKHYDEDEVFAERARNYVVKLQGGDAYFLEMWRKLVDITMTQNQITYDRLNVTLTRDDVMGESLYNPMLPGIVADLKAKGLATESEGATVVFLDEYKNKEGEPMGVIIQKKDGGYLYTTTDIACAKYRYETLHADRVLYYIDSRQHQHLMQAWTIVRKAGYVPESVPLEHHMFGMMLGKDGKPFKTRAGGTVKLADLLDEALERARRLVAEKNPEMPADELEQLANAVGIGAVKYADLSKNRTTDYVFDWDNMLAFEGNTAPYMQYAYTRVLSVFRKAEVDAQALAAAPVIISEEREAQLAARLLQFEETLTVVAREGTPHVMCAYLYDLAGLFSGFYEHCPIITAESETVRNSRLKLAQLTARTLKQGLDTLGIETVERM encoded by the coding sequence GTGAATATTCAGGCTCTTCTCTCAGAAAAAGTCAGCCAGGCCCTGATCGCGGCAGGTGCGCCTGCCGATTGCGAACCTCAGGTCCGCCAGTCAGCAAAAATCCAGTTCGGCGACTATCAGGCCAACGGCGTGATGGCAGTAGCGAAAAAACTGGGTATGGCGCCGCGACAACTCGCAGAGCAGGTACTGTCTCATCTCGACCTTAACGGGATTGCCAACAAGGTTGAAATCGCCGGGCCCGGCTTTATCAATATTTTCCTCGATCCGGCCTTTTTAGCGGAAAATGTGAACAGCGCGCTGGCATCAGAGCGCCTGGGCGTCGCTCAGCCGCAGGCGCAAACTATCGTCGTTGACTACTCCGCGCCAAACGTCGCCAAAGAGATGCACGTCGGCCATCTGCGTTCCACCATCATCGGTGACGCCGCCGTCCGTACGCTGGAGTTTCTCGGTCATAAGGTGATCCGCGCGAACCACGTTGGCGACTGGGGTACCCAGTTCGGTATGCTAATCGCCTGGCTGGAAAAACAGCAGCAGGAAAACGCCGGCGAGATGGCGCTGTCCGATCTCGAAGGCTTCTACCGCGATGCGAAAAAGCATTATGACGAAGATGAAGTCTTTGCCGAACGTGCCCGTAACTACGTGGTAAAACTCCAGGGTGGCGACGCGTACTTCCTGGAGATGTGGCGCAAGCTGGTTGATATCACCATGACCCAAAACCAGATTACCTACGATCGTCTGAACGTCACCCTGACTCGCGATGACGTGATGGGGGAAAGTCTCTACAACCCGATGCTGCCAGGTATTGTTGCCGATCTGAAAGCGAAAGGTCTGGCGACCGAGAGCGAAGGCGCGACCGTGGTATTCCTTGATGAGTACAAAAACAAGGAAGGCGAACCGATGGGCGTCATCATCCAGAAAAAGGATGGCGGCTACCTCTACACCACGACCGATATCGCCTGTGCGAAGTATCGTTATGAAACGCTGCACGCCGACCGCGTGCTCTACTATATCGACTCCCGTCAGCACCAGCATCTGATGCAGGCGTGGACTATCGTGCGTAAAGCGGGCTACGTGCCGGAATCGGTACCGCTGGAACATCACATGTTTGGCATGATGCTGGGCAAAGATGGTAAGCCGTTCAAAACTCGCGCCGGCGGTACCGTGAAGCTTGCCGATCTTCTGGACGAAGCGCTGGAGCGCGCGCGCCGCCTGGTGGCCGAGAAGAATCCGGAGATGCCTGCCGATGAGCTGGAACAACTGGCCAATGCGGTCGGTATTGGCGCAGTGAAGTACGCCGATCTGTCCAAAAACCGGACCACCGACTACGTGTTTGACTGGGATAATATGCTGGCGTTCGAAGGCAACACCGCGCCGTATATGCAGTATGCCTATACCCGCGTGCTGTCCGTGTTCCGTAAAGCGGAAGTTGATGCGCAGGCGCTGGCTGCGGCGCCGGTTATCATTAGCGAAGAGCGCGAAGCGCAGTTGGCCGCGCGCCTGCTGCAGTTCGAAGAGACGCTGACCGTTGTGGCCCGTGAAGGGACGCCGCACGTCATGTGTGCCTATCTCTACGATCTGGCCGGCCTGTTCTCCGGTTTCTACGAGCACTGCCCGATTATCACCGCCGAGAGCGAAACCGTACGCAACAGCCGCCTGAAGCTGGCGCAGCTGACGGCCAGAACCCTGAAGCAAGGTCTGGATACGCTGGGGATTGAAACCGTCGAGCGTATGTAA
- a CDS encoding VOC family protein produces the protein MANWQQIDELNDISADLPRFTDALSGLARRLGLDIAPLDADHISLRCHQNATAERWRRGFEQCGTLLSENTINGRPVCLFKLNEPVSVAHWRFSVVELPWPGEKRYPHEGWEHVEIVLPGEPDALNARALALLSDEGLSQPGIFVKTSSPKGARERLPNPTLAVTDGSVTIKFHPWSIEQIVASEQSDA, from the coding sequence ATGGCAAACTGGCAGCAAATTGATGAGCTAAACGATATTTCCGCGGATCTGCCGCGTTTCACCGACGCGTTAAGCGGGCTGGCCAGGCGACTTGGGCTGGATATCGCCCCGCTGGATGCCGACCATATTTCCCTGCGCTGTCACCAGAACGCCACGGCGGAGCGCTGGCGTCGCGGTTTTGAACAGTGCGGCACGCTGCTGTCGGAAAATACCATCAACGGTCGACCTGTCTGCCTGTTCAAACTGAATGAGCCGGTTTCGGTGGCCCACTGGCGTTTCAGCGTGGTTGAGCTGCCGTGGCCGGGGGAAAAACGCTATCCGCATGAAGGATGGGAACACGTTGAAATCGTGCTGCCGGGCGAGCCGGATGCGCTCAATGCCCGCGCGCTGGCGCTGCTGTCTGATGAGGGATTGAGTCAGCCGGGGATTTTTGTCAAAACCAGCTCGCCGAAAGGCGCGCGCGAACGGCTGCCAAACCCGACTCTGGCGGTGACGGACGGCAGCGTCACGATTAAATTTCACCCGTGGTCAATTGAGCAAATTGTCGCCAGCGAACAATCTGATGCGTAA
- the cutC gene encoding copper homeostasis protein CutC — MTLLEVCCYSMACAQEAQRCGADRIELCAAPHEGGLTPSLGVLKTVRETVTIPVHPIIRPRGGDFCYTESEFAAMLDDVATVRELGFPGVVIGVLDVDGQVDSARMHKIMAAAGSLAVTFHRAFDMCADPYQAYRALADSGVARILTSGQQASAEKGLSLIMELIALGDTPTVMAGAGVRAANLAKFLQAGVKEVHSSAGHWVPSPMRFRHSGLSMSADADADEYSRYAVNGVAVAEMKQIISAQRS, encoded by the coding sequence ATGACGCTACTGGAAGTCTGCTGTTATAGCATGGCCTGTGCGCAAGAGGCGCAGCGTTGCGGCGCCGATCGCATTGAACTCTGCGCCGCGCCGCATGAAGGGGGATTAACCCCGTCGCTGGGCGTGTTGAAAACAGTACGTGAAACGGTGACCATTCCGGTGCATCCGATTATTCGCCCGCGCGGTGGTGATTTTTGCTACACCGAAAGCGAGTTTGCGGCGATGCTCGACGATGTAGCGACGGTCAGGGAGCTGGGTTTTCCCGGCGTGGTCATTGGCGTGTTGGATGTCGATGGTCAGGTCGATAGCGCGCGCATGCACAAAATCATGGCGGCGGCCGGTTCGCTGGCGGTTACGTTCCATCGGGCTTTTGATATGTGTGCGGATCCGTATCAGGCTTATCGTGCGCTGGCCGATTCCGGCGTCGCCCGTATCCTGACATCGGGTCAGCAGGCGAGCGCTGAAAAAGGTCTTTCATTAATTATGGAACTTATTGCCCTGGGGGATACTCCAACAGTTATGGCTGGTGCAGGTGTTCGAGCAGCCAACCTGGCAAAGTTTCTCCAGGCTGGCGTCAAAGAGGTGCACAGCTCGGCCGGGCACTGGGTGCCATCGCCAATGCGCTTTCGTCATTCCGGGTTATCAATGTCCGCCGATGCCGACGCAGATGAATATTCGCGCTATGCCGTTAATGGCGTAGCGGTGGCAGAAATGAAGCAAATCATTTCTGCGCAGAGAAGTTAA
- the cmoB gene encoding tRNA 5-methoxyuridine(34)/uridine 5-oxyacetic acid(34) synthase CmoB, protein MIDFNHFYQRIALSPLSHWLETLPAQVAAWQREALHGKFREWERAVEFLPELAPYRLDLLHSVTAESETPLSEGHRLRIENLLKNLMPWRKGPYSLYGVNIDTEWRSDWKWERVLPHLSDLTGRTILDVGCGSGYHMWRMIGAGAHLAVGIDPTQLFLCQFEAVRKLLGNDQRAHLLPLGIEQLPALNAFDTVFSMGVLYHRRSPLDHLWQLKDQLVDGGELVLETLVIAGDENSVLVPGDRYAQMRNVYFIPSAAALKMWLEKCGFVDVRIVDVCATTTEEQRRTEWMITESLADFLDPDDSSKTLEGYPAPVRAVIIANKPETQQSLAKKSVLRK, encoded by the coding sequence ATGATCGATTTCAATCATTTTTATCAACGTATCGCTCTCAGCCCGCTATCTCACTGGCTGGAGACCCTCCCCGCGCAGGTAGCGGCCTGGCAACGGGAAGCTCTGCACGGCAAATTCCGCGAGTGGGAACGGGCGGTGGAGTTTCTGCCCGAGCTGGCCCCGTATCGCCTGGACCTGCTGCATAGCGTCACCGCCGAAAGCGAAACGCCGTTAAGCGAAGGCCATCGGCTGCGCATAGAAAACCTGCTGAAAAACCTGATGCCCTGGCGCAAAGGGCCCTACTCGCTTTACGGGGTGAATATCGATACCGAATGGCGTTCTGACTGGAAATGGGAACGCGTGTTGCCGCACCTCTCCGACCTGACCGGGCGCACGATTCTCGACGTTGGCTGCGGCAGCGGATATCACATGTGGCGCATGATCGGCGCCGGCGCGCATCTGGCGGTGGGGATCGACCCGACGCAGCTGTTTTTATGCCAGTTTGAAGCGGTGCGTAAGCTGCTGGGTAACGATCAGCGCGCTCACCTGTTGCCGCTGGGCATTGAGCAGCTTCCGGCGCTCAACGCCTTCGATACCGTCTTTTCGATGGGCGTGCTGTACCACCGCCGCTCGCCGCTCGACCATTTATGGCAGCTCAAAGATCAGCTGGTCGACGGTGGCGAACTGGTACTGGAGACGCTGGTTATCGCAGGGGATGAAAATAGCGTGCTGGTACCGGGCGACCGCTATGCGCAGATGCGCAACGTCTACTTTATTCCGTCGGCCGCGGCGTTGAAAATGTGGCTGGAGAAGTGCGGATTTGTCGATGTGCGGATTGTCGATGTCTGCGCCACCACTACCGAAGAGCAGCGCCGTACCGAATGGATGATTACGGAGTCGCTGGCTGACTTCCTCGACCCCGACGACAGCAGTAAAACGCTTGAAGGTTACCCGGCGCCGGTGCGCGCGGTGATTATTGCCAACAAACCCGAAACCCAACAGTCGCTGGCGAAAAAGTCAGTGCTGCGCAAATAA
- the cmoA gene encoding carboxy-S-adenosyl-L-methionine synthase CmoA, with amino-acid sequence MSHRDTLFSAPIASLGDWTFDERVAEVFPDMIQRSVPGYSNIISMIGMLAERFVQPDTQVYDLGCSLGAATLSIRRNIAHPGCKIVAVDNSSAMVERCRRHIDAYKAPTPVEVVEGDIRDISINNASMVVLNFTIQFLAPDERQAILDKVYQGLNPGGALVLSEKFSFEDAHVGELLFNMHHDFKRANGYSELEISQKRSMLENVMLTDSVETHKARLHKAGFEHAELWFQCFNFGSLVAVKSEEKA; translated from the coding sequence ATGTCTCACCGCGATACGCTTTTTTCCGCGCCGATTGCCAGCCTTGGCGACTGGACCTTTGATGAACGGGTTGCTGAAGTCTTCCCGGATATGATCCAGCGCTCCGTGCCCGGCTATTCCAATATCATTTCTATGATCGGCATGCTGGCTGAACGCTTCGTTCAGCCCGATACCCAGGTTTACGACCTCGGCTGCTCGCTTGGAGCGGCGACGCTCTCTATCCGGCGTAACATTGCCCACCCTGGCTGCAAAATTGTGGCGGTGGATAACTCTTCGGCTATGGTCGAGCGCTGCCGTCGCCACATCGATGCCTACAAAGCGCCAACGCCCGTTGAGGTTGTGGAAGGCGATATTCGTGATATCAGCATCAACAACGCCTCCATGGTGGTGCTGAACTTCACCATTCAGTTTCTGGCACCCGATGAACGCCAGGCTATTCTGGATAAGGTTTACCAGGGGCTGAACCCCGGTGGCGCGCTGGTGCTGTCCGAAAAATTCAGTTTTGAAGATGCGCATGTTGGCGAGCTGCTGTTCAACATGCATCACGACTTTAAGCGTGCCAATGGCTACAGCGAGCTGGAAATCAGCCAGAAGCGCAGCATGCTGGAAAACGTCATGTTGACCGATTCGGTCGAAACGCACAAAGCCCGCCTGCATAAAGCCGGTTTTGAACATGCCGAATTGTGGTTCCAGTGCTTTAACTTTGGTTCACTGGTGGCGGTGAAATCAGAGGAAAAAGCATGA
- a CDS encoding MAPEG family protein → MVSALYAVLGALLLIKFSFDVVRLRTQYHVGYGDGGFSELQVAIRVHGNAVEYVPIGIILLLFMEMNGAQNWMVHLCGMLLIAGRLMHSYGFHHRLFSWRRSGMSATWCALLLMVLANLWYMPWELVFSLH, encoded by the coding sequence ATGGTCAGCGCGCTGTACGCGGTGTTGGGTGCGTTATTGCTCATCAAGTTTTCTTTCGATGTTGTACGCCTGCGCACGCAATACCACGTCGGGTATGGTGACGGAGGGTTTAGCGAGCTGCAGGTTGCTATCCGCGTGCACGGCAATGCCGTTGAGTATGTGCCCATTGGTATCATTCTGTTGCTGTTTATGGAGATGAATGGCGCGCAGAACTGGATGGTGCACCTCTGCGGAATGTTGCTGATTGCCGGACGACTGATGCACTCTTACGGTTTTCACCACCGGCTTTTCAGCTGGCGTCGCTCCGGAATGAGCGCCACCTGGTGCGCCCTGCTGCTGATGGTACTCGCGAATCTGTGGTATATGCCCTGGGAGTTGGTTTTCTCCTTACATTAG
- a CDS encoding DUF72 domain-containing protein: MIYIGLPQWSHPKWARLGITSLEDYARHFNCVEGNTTLYALPKAEIVSRWYEQTHDNFRFCFKFPATITHQAALRHCDDLSREFFDRLAPLETRIGQYWLQLPATFGPGDLPALWQFLDTLPAHFTYGVEVRHPEFFAKGDAEKALNRGLHQRNVNRAILDSRPVHSAVARNPAMIDAQRKKPKLPVHAVVTAGNPLVRFIGSDDMAHNHRLFGVWLQTLAKWSPSTTPYLFLHTPDIAQAPELVSTLWQDLRRVMPEVGDAPSIPQQTALF, encoded by the coding sequence ATGATTTATATCGGGCTCCCCCAATGGTCGCACCCTAAGTGGGCGCGTCTGGGCATCACCAGCCTTGAAGATTATGCTCGCCACTTTAACTGCGTGGAAGGCAACACGACCCTGTACGCCCTGCCGAAGGCTGAAATAGTCAGCCGCTGGTATGAGCAAACCCACGATAATTTTCGCTTCTGTTTTAAGTTCCCGGCGACGATTACGCACCAGGCCGCGCTGCGTCATTGTGATGATTTAAGTCGTGAGTTTTTTGACCGTCTGGCGCCGCTGGAAACGCGTATTGGCCAGTACTGGTTGCAGCTGCCCGCCACCTTTGGCCCCGGCGATCTTCCTGCCCTGTGGCAGTTTCTCGATACGCTGCCGGCCCATTTCACCTATGGCGTCGAAGTGCGGCATCCGGAGTTTTTCGCCAAAGGAGATGCCGAAAAGGCGCTCAATCGCGGGCTGCATCAACGTAACGTGAATCGCGCCATCCTCGACAGTCGCCCGGTGCATAGCGCCGTCGCGAGAAATCCGGCGATGATTGACGCCCAGCGTAAAAAGCCCAAACTCCCGGTTCATGCCGTGGTTACCGCGGGTAATCCGCTGGTACGCTTTATCGGCAGCGACGACATGGCCCATAACCACCGGCTGTTTGGCGTGTGGCTGCAGACCTTAGCGAAATGGAGCCCGTCGACGACCCCCTATTTATTTCTCCACACCCCGGACATCGCACAGGCCCCGGAGCTGGTCAGCACGCTTTGGCAAGATTTACGCCGGGTAATGCCTGAGGTCGGAGACGCACCGTCAATTCCGCAGCAAACCGCGCTTTTCTGA
- a CDS encoding hydrolase gives MPELNAKKTALVVIDLQEGILPFAGGPHRADDVVARAARLAEKCRQHGSPVIMVRVGWSADFAEALKQPVDAQSAAHALPENWWAWPAALGKQESDIEVTKRQWGAFYGTDLELQLRRRGIDTIILCGIATNIGVESTARNAWELGFNLVIVEDACSAASIGQHQGSMTHIFPRIARVRSTEDVLAAL, from the coding sequence ATGCCAGAACTCAACGCAAAAAAAACAGCGCTCGTCGTCATCGATCTGCAAGAGGGCATTTTGCCCTTCGCCGGCGGGCCGCATCGTGCCGATGACGTGGTAGCGCGCGCGGCCCGTCTGGCTGAAAAGTGCCGCCAGCACGGTTCACCGGTCATTATGGTCCGCGTAGGCTGGTCCGCTGATTTTGCCGAGGCGCTAAAGCAACCGGTTGATGCTCAGAGCGCCGCGCATGCGCTGCCGGAAAACTGGTGGGCCTGGCCGGCAGCATTAGGCAAGCAGGAGAGCGATATCGAGGTCACTAAACGCCAGTGGGGCGCTTTCTATGGCACCGACCTCGAGCTGCAGCTACGCCGTCGCGGTATTGATACGATTATTCTCTGCGGCATCGCCACCAACATCGGCGTTGAATCCACCGCGCGCAATGCCTGGGAGCTGGGTTTCAATCTGGTTATTGTTGAAGACGCCTGCAGCGCCGCTTCAATCGGGCAGCACCAGGGCAGCATGACGCATATTTTCCCGCGCATCGCTCGCGTGCGCAGTACCGAGGACGTTCTCGCCGCCTTATGA
- the aspS gene encoding aspartate--tRNA ligase codes for MRTEYCGQLRLSHVGQQVTLCGWVNRRRDLGSLIFIDMRDREGIVQVFFDPDRAEALKLASELRNEFCIQITGTVRARDEKNVNSEMATGDIEVLASSLTIINRAEALPLDSNHVNTEEARLKYRYLDLRRPEMAQRLKTRAKITSFVRRFMDDHGFLDIETPMLTKATPEGARDYLVPSRVHKGKFYALPQSPQLFKQLLMMSGFDRYYQIVKCFRDEDLRADRQPEFTQIDVETSFMTAPQVREVMEDLVHKLWLDVKGVDLGAFPVMTFAEAERRYGSDKPDLRNPMELVDIADLVKAVEFAVFSGPANDAKGRVAALRVPGGAALTRKQIDEYGKFVQIYGAKGLAYMKVNERAKGLDGINSPVAKFLDADIVEAILARTGAQDGDMIFFGADNKKVVADALGALRLKLGKDLSLTDESKWAPLWVIDFPMFEDDGEGGLTAMHHPFTSPKDMTADELKAAPETAIANAYDMVINGYEVGGGSVRIHNGDMQQTVFGILGINEQEQREKFGFLLDALKYGTPPHAGLAFGLDRLTMLLTGTDNIRDVIAFPKTTAAACLMTEAPSFANPASLGELGIQVVAKETKESAENK; via the coding sequence ATGCGTACAGAATATTGCGGACAGCTACGTCTGTCCCACGTGGGGCAGCAGGTGACTCTGTGTGGTTGGGTCAACCGTCGTCGTGATCTTGGAAGCCTTATCTTCATTGATATGCGTGACCGCGAAGGCATCGTGCAGGTGTTTTTCGATCCGGATCGTGCGGAGGCGTTAAAGCTGGCTTCCGAACTGCGCAATGAGTTTTGCATCCAAATCACCGGTACCGTGCGTGCGCGCGACGAAAAAAACGTCAACAGCGAGATGGCCACTGGCGACATCGAAGTGCTGGCTTCTTCGCTGACAATCATCAACCGTGCAGAAGCGCTGCCGCTTGACTCCAATCATGTCAACACCGAAGAAGCGCGACTGAAATACCGTTACCTGGACCTGCGTCGTCCGGAAATGGCTCAGCGCCTGAAAACCCGTGCGAAAATCACCAGCTTCGTGCGCCGCTTTATGGACGATCACGGGTTCCTCGATATCGAAACCCCAATGCTGACCAAAGCAACCCCGGAAGGCGCGCGTGACTATCTGGTGCCGAGTCGCGTTCACAAAGGCAAATTCTACGCCCTGCCGCAGTCTCCTCAGCTGTTCAAACAGCTGCTGATGATGTCCGGCTTCGACCGTTACTATCAGATAGTGAAATGCTTCCGTGACGAAGACCTACGTGCGGACCGCCAGCCGGAATTCACCCAGATCGATGTCGAAACCTCCTTTATGACCGCGCCGCAGGTGCGGGAAGTGATGGAAGATCTGGTTCACAAACTGTGGCTGGACGTGAAAGGCGTCGACCTGGGCGCCTTCCCGGTGATGACCTTCGCGGAAGCCGAGCGCCGCTACGGCTCTGATAAGCCGGATTTGCGCAACCCAATGGAGCTGGTCGACATCGCCGACCTGGTGAAGGCCGTCGAGTTTGCCGTCTTCTCCGGCCCGGCCAATGATGCCAAAGGTCGCGTCGCCGCGCTGCGCGTGCCTGGCGGCGCGGCGCTGACCCGTAAACAAATTGATGAGTATGGCAAGTTCGTTCAGATTTACGGCGCGAAAGGCCTGGCTTACATGAAAGTCAACGAGCGTGCGAAAGGTCTCGACGGCATCAACAGCCCGGTGGCGAAATTCCTCGACGCAGACATCGTGGAAGCGATTCTTGCGCGCACCGGCGCCCAGGATGGCGATATGATTTTCTTCGGCGCGGATAACAAGAAAGTAGTGGCCGATGCGCTGGGCGCGCTGCGTCTGAAGCTGGGTAAAGACCTGAGCCTGACCGACGAAAGCAAATGGGCACCGCTGTGGGTTATCGACTTCCCGATGTTCGAAGATGATGGTGAAGGCGGACTGACCGCGATGCACCATCCGTTTACTTCGCCGAAAGACATGACCGCGGATGAACTGAAAGCGGCGCCGGAAACGGCGATTGCGAACGCTTACGATATGGTCATCAATGGCTATGAAGTGGGTGGCGGCTCCGTGCGTATCCATAATGGCGACATGCAGCAGACCGTTTTCGGTATTCTGGGCATCAACGAGCAGGAACAGCGTGAAAAATTCGGCTTCCTGCTGGACGCGCTGAAATACGGTACGCCGCCGCATGCCGGTCTGGCCTTCGGTCTTGACCGTCTGACCATGCTGCTGACCGGTACCGATAATATCCGTGATGTTATTGCCTTCCCGAAAACCACCGCGGCGGCCTGTCTGATGACCGAAGCGCCGAGCTTTGCTAACCCGGCTTCGCTGGGCGAGTTAGGTATTCAGGTTGTGGCGAAAGAGACAAAAGAGTCTGCGGAGAATAAGTAA